The following proteins come from a genomic window of Salvia hispanica cultivar TCC Black 2014 chromosome 4, UniMelb_Shisp_WGS_1.0, whole genome shotgun sequence:
- the LOC125221498 gene encoding coatomer subunit gamma-like has product MQWQCVKRDHDLSTNKDCSWFVVIEKHAVLTEVRGFSDPHIDKTRCLEIIKRLLYLLNQGEIFTKSEAAAILSSAVNLYRFQDAHLRRMFHQIARDLCPIADEVSLVTSALLKDVNTGNVAYRANAIRLLCHITNDASLNKVVKFLYEDLCDDNPTLQIASLVCSINLVKRDPRMAITLNQVYPETSFFDKGKHVQFHAIYLEFVMGEVRHAGEVRHTGEVNPTAEVRRYHFGELLEKLYRLCSWCSSPLGTYILIRGIHQATRGRSCYGVGGIAELIWSCINGKDKMLAIEGFWSLEGVDLQPGCKLKDGIDVMRRILRSHKPVVRFSAYRALQKARIVHNVEWITPEDHRLMGSSKLYMEEFNHRDDELEAEHVPQIIKSQSFAVKEASTHHCNLMPRHNV; this is encoded by the exons ATGCAGTGGCAGTGTGTGAAGAGAGATCATGATCTCTCTACTAACAAAG ATTGCTCTTGGTTTGTGGTGATTGAGAAACATGCTGTTTTAACTGAAGTGAGGGGTTTTAGTGATCCACATATTGATAAAACAAGATGTTTGGAA ATCATTAAAAGGCTTCTGTATCTTCTCAATCAAGGTGAAATATTCACAAAG AGTGAAGCTGCAGCTATACTTTCTTCCGCGGTTAATCTGTATCGGTTTCAAGATGCTCATTTGAGAAGAATGTTTCATCAAATTGCAAGGGATCTTTGCCCTATTGCAGATGAG GTTTCTCTAGTTACTAGTGCCTTACTTAAAGACGTCAACACCGGTAATGTTGCATATCGGGCGAATGCTATTCGTTTGCTTTGTCATATTACAAATGACGCATCCTTAAACAAAGTTGTGAAATTCCTCTATGAGGATCTTTGTGATGACAATCCTACTCTTCAAATTGCTTCCCTTGTGTGTTCAATCAATCTGGTAAAG AGAGATCCAAGGATGGCCATCACACTCAATCAAGTATACCCTGAGACCTCTTTTTTCGATAAAGGAAAACACGTTCAGTTCCATGCCATATATCTAGAATTTGTG ATGGGAGAAGTACGTCATGCGGGAGAAGTACGTCATACGGGAGAAGTAAATCCTACGGCAGAAGTACGCCGTTATCATTTCGGCGAattattggaaaaattatatagGCTTTGCTCTTGGTGTTCTTCGCCATTGGGGACTTACATCCTGATTCGCGGTATTCATCAG GCTACACGAGGTCGGTCTTGCTACGGGGTTGGTGGTATCGCCGAACTCATATGGTCTTGTATCAATGGTAAAGATAAAATGTTGGCAATAGAAGGATTCTGGTCACTAGAAGGGGTGGACCTCCAGCCTGGTTGTAAACTGAAAGATGGCATAGATGTTATGCGCCGAATTCTTCGTTCTCACAAGCCTGTGGTGAGGTTTAGTGCTTACAGGGCATTGCAGAAG GCGAGGATTGTGCACAATGTGGAATGGATTACTCCAGAGGATCATAGATTAATGGGTTCCTCTAAGTTATATATGGAGGAATTCAACCATCGT GATGATGAGCTTGAAGCTGAACATGTACCTCAAATTATTAAATCTCAATCATTTGCAGTCAAGGAAGCTTCAACTCATCACTGCAACCTCATGCCTAGGCacaatgtataa
- the LOC125219424 gene encoding uncharacterized protein LOC125219424 produces MDFKSVFLRFVTLLCLLRPIASQLSIPPLLDGFRYGEAATAGKEEKKVLIEAFFDPVCPDSRDSWPPLKQAVEELASRVRLVVHTFPLPYHDNSFATSKALHIANKIDSTKTFHVLEAFFHHQELFYGKVTFNKSKAAVRVRIVDFTAKALGSSSYRSAVKSGFNNTSIDSENRYAFKYGCIRGVYATPFFFVNGFPLADTGSALDYEGWRSVLDPLISKESRYRQRHAHFL; encoded by the exons ATGGATTTCAAGTCAGTATTTCTCCGATTTGTGACGCTGTTGTGTTTGCTGCGCCCGATCGCGAGCCAGCTCTCGATTCCGCCGCTGCTGGACGGGTTCCGCTACGGCGAGGCGGCGACGGCGGGAAAGGAGGAGAAGAAGGTGCTGATTGAGGCGTTTTTCGACCCTGTTTGCCCCGATAGCCGCGATTCGTGGCCGCCGCTCAAGCAAGCCGTGGAGGAGCTCGCCTCGCGCGTTAGGCTCGTCGTCCACACCTTCCCGCTACC TTACCATGACAATTCATTTGCCACTTCTAAGGCTTTGCACATAGCTAATAAGATCGACTCTACAAAAACATTCCATGTATTGGAAGCCTTCTTCCACCATCAG GAACTATTTTATGGGAAGGTGACATTCAACAAGTCTAAAGCAGCTGTCAGGGTGCGTATAGTGGACTTCACAGCAAAGGCGCTTGGATCGTCATCGTATCGTTCTGCAGTCAAATCCGGCTTCAACAACACCAGCATCGATAGTGAAAACAGATATGCTTTCAAG TATGGCTGCATACGAGGTGTATATGCGACGCCTTTTTTCTTCGTGAACGGGTTTCCGTTGGCCGACACAGGATCGGCGCTGGACTATGAAGGATGGAGAAGTGTGCTGGATCCTTTAATTAGCAAAGAGAGTAGATACAGGCAGCGGCACGCACATTTCTTATAA
- the LOC125217948 gene encoding E3 ubiquitin-protein ligase ATL23-like — protein sequence MQVSIFIALFLPCAGMSAIFVVYMCLLCYSARAGIDEAAPAKPWQKRGLSASDLQKLAAVTGRDLVLATDCAICLDEIEPEQPARMVPGCNHGFHLKCADAWLSKNPICPLCRAKIAPRLFDSNPSQITQC from the coding sequence atgcaGGTGTCAATATTTATTGCTCTATTTCTACCATGCGCCGGAATGAGCGCCATTTTCGTGGTGTACATGTGCCTGCTGTGCTATTCTGCGCGTGCAGGCATCGACGAGGCTGCGCCGGCGAAGCCGTGGCAGAAGCGGGGCCTCTCCGCCTCCGATCTCCAGAAGCTGGCGGCGGTGACCGGCAGAGACCTGGTGCTGGCCACCGACTGCGCCATCTGCCTGGACGAAATCGAGCCCGAGCAACCGGCCAGGATGGTTCCCGGTTGCAATCACGGCTTCCATCTAAAATGCGCCGACGCCTGGCTCTCCAAAAACCCCATCTGCCCTCTCTGCAGAGCCAAAATCGCCCCTCGCCTATTCGATTCCAATCCCTCTCAAATCACTCAATGCTga
- the LOC125218779 gene encoding 8-hydroxygeraniol dehydrogenase-like produces the protein MSKSVNAIGWAARDPSGVLSPFKFSRPAAAARDVHFKVLYCGICHSDLHTVRNEWGNTRYPVVPGHEIVGVVTAVGPSVTKFSPGDKVGAGCLVNSCRSCDQCAANLENYCPDLVLTYNSLLPGSAFVTYGGYSDVMAADEDFLVRWPDSLPMDKGAPLLCAGITTYSPLRYFELDQPGQKLGVVGLGGLGHVAVKLAKAFGLRVTVVSTSSGKRDEALGRLGADAFLVSGDAAGMAAAAGTLDGIIDTVSAQHALPPLLGLLKPHGKLILVGAPEKPLELAAFPLIMGRKTVAGSMIGGIRETQEMIDFAAEHGIVADVEVIPIDYVNAAMERLARADVKYRFVIDVGNTLKAE, from the coding sequence ATGTCGAAATCCGTGAACGCAATCGGCTGGGCCGCCCGCGACCCCTCCGGCGTCCTCTCCCCCTTCAAATTCTCCCGCCCCGCGGCCGCCGCCCGCGACGTCCACTTCAAGGTCCTCTACTGCGGCATCTGTCACTCCGACCTCCACACCGTCAGGAACGAGTGGGGCAACACCCGCTACCCCGTCGTCCCCGGCCACGAGATCGTCGGCGTCGTCACCGCCGTCGGCCCCTCCGTCACCAAATTCTCCCCCGGCGACAAGGTCGGCGCCGGCTGCCTCGTCAACTCCTGCCGCAGCTGCGACCAATGCGCCGCCAATCTCGAGAATTACTGCCCTGATTTAGTCCTCACCTACAACTCCCTCCTCCCCGGCTCCGCCTTCGTCACCTACGGCGGCTACTCGGACGTCATGGCCGCGGACGAGGACTTCCTCGTCCGCTGGCCCGACAGCCTCCCCATGGATAAAGGCGCCCCGCTATTATGCGCCGGGATCACCACGTACAGCCCGCTCCGCTACTTCGAGCTGGACCAACCCGGCCAAAAATTAGGCGTGGTCGGGTTGGGCGGGCTGGGACACGTGGCGGTCAAGCTGGCGAAGGCCTTCGGCCTCCGCGTGACCGTCGTCAGCACCTCGTCCGGGAAGCGGGACGAGGCGCTGGGGCGGCTCGGCGCCGACGCGTTCCTGGTCAGCGGGGACGCGGCGGggatggcggcggcggcggggaCGCTGGACGGGATCATCGACACCGTCTCGGCGCAGCACGCGCTGCCGCCGCTGCTGGGCCTGCTGAAGCCGCACGGGAAGCTGATTCTGGTCGGCGCGCCGGAGAAGCCGCTGGAGCTGGCGGCGTTCCCGCTCATCATGGGGCGGAAGACGGTGGCGGGGAGCATGATCGGCGGGATCAGGGAGACGCAGGAGATGATCGATTTCGCGGCGGAGCATGGGATTGTGGCGGATGTGGAGGTTATCCCGATTGATTACGTGAACGCGGCGATGGAGCGGCTCGCGAGAGCCGACGTCAAGTATCGGTTCGTGATCGATGTCGGGAATACGCTCAAAGCCGAGTGA